One Brassica napus cultivar Da-Ae chromosome C2, Da-Ae, whole genome shotgun sequence DNA window includes the following coding sequences:
- the LOC106354474 gene encoding protein argonaute 7 has translation MNPDPNPNLYFRVGSGSGLRVRVKCRGLHTLLLLLLLLLRLLRLLPSLSLFCFTSNPSLTLSVYYFSSSMEEKAQSHHTTRHTLNSKSRTPLLRKPPPLYHVHTNPPPFPSSPQQNLSLVPSNLHSSYYYYYYCFYSQFHNTLPSLPLLPLPTDQRFFHPMTKALPLTPVVERKHQQQPKTQVSEHRNIKVGSTGTATEAALVVAKRPDSGGHEGSVIYLLANHFLVKFDPSQKIYHYNVDISPNPSKEIARMIKQKLLETEPRSFSGAVPAFDGRKNIYSPMEFQEDRLEFFVNLPIPSCNTLMKCCDLREKLPQKKVDKLFRVNMRLVSKFDGKEQRKEGENWAPLPQEYIHALDVILRENPMEKCTSIGRSFYSTSMGGSKEIGGGAVGLRGFFQSLRQTQQGLALNMDLSIAAFHESIGVIAYLQKKLGLLKDLSRNKGRELSLEERREVEKEIKNIRVFVCHRETVQRYRVYGLTDEITERLWFPDRDGKQIRLVSYFKDHYGYEIQFKNLPCLQISRTRPCYLPMELCMICEGQKFLGKLSDDQAAKIMKMGCQKPNERKAIIDNVMAGPVGPSSGTQTREFNLEVSREMTLLKGRILQPPKLKHDRSRNLLESRAFKGTRVERWALMSIGGSPDQKSTIPKFINELTQKCEHLGVFLSKYTLSSTFFEPSHILNNTTLLESKLKDIQRAASNNLQLIICVMERKHKGYGDLKRIAETRIGVVTQCCLYTNITKLSSQFVSNLALKINAKIGGAMTELYNSIPSHIPRLIRVDEPVIFMGADVTHPHPFDDCSPSVAAVVGSINWPEANRHVSRMRSQTHRQEIIQDLDLMVKELLDDFYKALNKLPNRIIFFRDGVSETQFKKVLQEELQSIKAACSKFQGYYPTITFSVVQKRHHTRLFRCGPDHDQNIPPGTVVDTVVTHPKEFDFYLCSHVGVKGTSRPTHYHILWDESEFTSDELQRLVYNLCYTFVRCKKPVSIVPPAYYAHLAAYRGRLYIERSSEANGGSMNPSCVSRVGPPKTIPLPKLSDNVKNLMFYC, from the exons actcttcttcttcttcttcttcttcttttacgtCTTTTACGTCTTttaccttctctctctcttttctgcTTTACCTCAAACccctctctcactctctctgtCTATTATTTTTCATCATCCATGGAAGAAAAAGCTCAGAGTCATCATACTACCAGACACACCCTTAATTCCAAATCAAGAACACCTCTTCTCCGCAAGCCTCCTCCCCTTTACCATGTTCACACCAATCCTCCTCCTTTCCCTTCTTCTCCCCAACAAAATCTAAGCCTCGTCCCGTCCAATCTCCACTCTAGCTACTACTACTATTACTACTGCTTTTACTCTCAGTTTCACAacactcttccttctcttcctttACTTCCTCTACCTACTGACCAAAGATTCTTCCACCCGATGACCAAAGCTCTCCCTCTTACCCCAG TTGTGGAGAGAAAGCATCAGCAACAGCCGAAGACGCAAGTTTCAGAACATAGAAACATCAAAGTTGGGTCCACAGGAACAGCAACAGAAGCAGCATTAGTGGTTGCTAAAAGACCTGACTCTGGTGGTCATGAAGGCTCTGTTATATATCTCCTAGCCAACCATTTTCTTGTCAAGTTTGATCCTTCACAGAAGATTTACCATTACAACGTTGACATCTCTCCAAACCCTTCAAAAGAAATTGCTCGGATGATCAAACAGAAACTCCTGGAGACTGAACCGAGAAGCTTCTCTGGTGCTGTCCCTGCTTTTGATGGTAGGAAGAACATTTACAGCCCTATGGAGTTTCAAGAAGATAGGCTTGAGTTCTTTGTTAACCTCCCTATCCCATCATGCAACACTTTGATGAAGTGTTGTGACTTGCGCGAGAAGCTACCTCAGAAGAAGGTTGATAAACTTTTTAGGGTTAACATGAGGCTTGTGTCCAAGTTTGATGGGAAGGAACAGAGGAAGGAAGGTGAAAACTGGGCTCCTCTGCCTCAAGAATACATTCATGCTCTTGATGTGATCTTGAGGGAGAATCCAATGGAGAAGTGTACTTCCATTGGAAGATCTTTTTATTCGACTTCTATGGGTGGATCCAAGGAGATTGGAGGTGGAGCTGTTGGACTCAGAGGGTTTTTCCAGAGCCTTAGACAGACTCAACAAGGTTTAGCACTTAACATGGATCTCTCAATAGCAGCATTCCATGAAAGCATTGGTGTAATAGCTTACTTGCAGAAGAAGCTAGGTCTTCTCAAGGATCTTTCTAGGAACAAAGGCAGAGAACTTAGCTTGGAGGAAAGGAGAGAAGTTGAGAAAGAAATTAAGAACATAAGAGTATTTGTTTGCCACAGAGAAACTGTTCAAAGATACCGAGTATACGGGTTAACAGATGAGATCACTGAGAGATTATGGTTTCCTGATAGAGATGGGAAGCAAATAAGGCTTGTGAGTTACTTCAAAGATCATTATGGCTATGAGATTCAGTTCAAGAACTTGCCATGTCTTCAGATTAGTAGAACAAGACCTTGTTACCTTCCTATGGAACTATGTATGATCTGTGAAGGCCAAAAGTTTCTTGGAAAGCTTTCAGATGATCAGGCtgcaaaaattatgaaaatgggCTGCCAGAAACCTAATGAAAGGAAAGCTATTATTGACAATGTTATGGCAGGACCGGTCGGTCCATCGAG TGGAACTCAAACGAGAGAGTTCAACTTGGAGgtctctagagaaatgacattGCTGAAAGGAAGAATACTTCAGCCCCCAAAGCTTAAACATGACAGGTCAAGGAACCTACTAGAGAGCCGAGCTTTTAAAGGGACTCGAGTCGAGAGATGGGCTTTGATGAGTATTGGAGGCAGCCCTGACCAGAAATCTACCATTCCCAAGTTCATAAACGAGCTCACTCAAAAGTGTGAGCATTTAGGAGTCTTCCTAAGCAAGTACACTTTAAGCAGCACCTTCTTTGAGCCATCACACATACTCAACAACACTACTCTTCTTGAGTCTAAACTGAAGGATATTCAAAGAGCTGCATCAAACAATCTCCAGCTGATTATCTGTGTAATGGAGAGAAAACATAAAGGGTATGGAGATCTAAAGAGGATAGCAGAGACAAGAATTGGTGTTGTGACACAATGCTGCTTATACACTAACATCACTAAGCTCAGTTCTCAGTTTGTTTCAAACTTGGCTCTCAAGATAAACGCCAAGATTGGTGGGGCAATGACAGAGCTCTACAACTCAATACCTTCTcacattccaagattgattagAGTCGATGAGCCGGTGATCTTCATGGGAGCTGACGTAACGCATCCTCATCCGTTTGATGATTGCAGCCCTTCTGTAGCGGCTGTGGTCGGGAGCATAAACTGGCCAGAAGCTAACAGACACGTCTCTAGAATGCGGTCTCAGACTCATAGGCAAGAAATCATTCAAGATCTTGACTTGATGGTCAAGGAACTTCTTGATGATTTCTACAAAGCCCTAAACAAGCTTCCGAACCGGATCATATTTTTCAGAGACGGTGTGAGTGAGACACAGTTCAAGAAAGTCCTCCAAGAAGAGCTTCAATCCATCAAAGCCGCTTGTTCTAAGTTCCAAGGTTACTATCCGACCATCACTTTCTCCGTGGTCCAGAAAAGACATCACACGAGGCTGTTTCGGTGCGGTCCTGACCATGATCAGAACATCCCTCCTGGAACGGTGGTTGATACGGTGGTAACTCATCCGAAAGAGTTTGATTTCTATCTTTGTAGCCACGTGGGAGTAAAGGGCACGAGCAGGCCAACTCATTATCACATCTTGTGGGATGAGAGCGAGTTTACTTCAGATGAGTTGCAGAGACTTGTGTATAACTTGTGTTACACTTTCGTGAGATGCAAGAAACCTGTTTCCATTGTGCCACCGGCATATTACGCTCACCTTGCAGCATACAGAGGAAGACTATACATCGAGAGATCGTCTGAAGCTAATGGAGGATCCATGAATCCATCTTGTGTCTCTCGAGTGGGTCCCCCCAAGACGATTCCATTACCTAAACTAAGTGATAATGTTAAGAATCTCATGTTTTACTGTTGA